A single region of the Vicia villosa cultivar HV-30 ecotype Madison, WI linkage group LG4, Vvil1.0, whole genome shotgun sequence genome encodes:
- the LOC131597849 gene encoding uncharacterized protein LOC131597849 produces the protein MAADIGNRSLTLWSVIVCWNPVVLAASLEKQIVPAYELVYRFFQSDKDTFTLLNFNPTFFGESRVVHNIKVLVENGVTDSNIARLLRSQFKIFHIRHITVLVEELKHLGFHPSTSIFTIALIAKTSVPKIRWKAKVDAFKKWGWSDENVVEAFRNQPHCMLTSVDKINLVMSFWVNQLGWDVLALAKVPRVFGASLERRIIPRGSVVHYLWKNGLLKRNASLSSPFVINEKKFLEIYINPFKEEASDLLKLYQEKLNLAQNKDKFSEWLLAAVAFVVSGYFTNTGSANSCEHMHLKLW, from the exons ATGG CAGCAGACATTGGGAACAGGTCTCTTACTTTATGGAGTGTTATTGTGTGTTGG AACCCTGTGGTACTTGCTGCAAGCTTGGAAAAGCAAATAGTCCCGGCTTATGAATTGGTTTATAGATTCTTCCAATCCGACAAAGATACTTTTACTTTGTTGAATTTCAATCCGACTTTCTTTGGAGAAAGCCGTGTGGTTCATAACATCAAAGTGCTGGTTGAGAATGGAGTAACAGACTCGAATATTGCAAGATTGCTTCGGAGCCAGTTTAAGATATTCCACATAAGACACATAACGGTGTTGGTGGAGGAATTAAAGCATTTGGGGTTTCATCCTTCAACGTCAATTTTCACAATAGCATTGATTGCAAAAACATCTGTACCCAAAATCCGGTGGAAAGCGAAAGTTGATGCCTTTAAGAAGTGGGGTTGGTCTGATGAAAATGTTGTCGAAGCATTTAGAAATCAACCTCATTGTATGTTAACATCTGTTGATAAGATTAATTTAGTGATGAGCTTTTGGGTTAATCAGTTGGGTTGGGATGTTCTTGCCCTCGCCAAAGTACCAAGGGTTTTTGGGGCAAGTCTGGAGAGAAGGATCATACCAAGAGGCTCAGTTGTGCATTATCTTTGGAAGAATGGTTTGCTAAAAAGGAATGCAAGTTTATCTTCTCCATTTGTGATTAACGAAAAGAAGTTCCttgaaatatatataaatccGTTTAAGGAGGAGGCTTCTGATCTATTAAAGCTTTACCAAGAAAAACTGAATCTTGCACAGAACAAGGACAAATTTTCAG AGTGGCTTCTAGCAGCGGTTGCATTTGTAGTTAGTGGTTACTTCACAAATACCGGAAGTGCAAATAGTtgtgaacatatgcatttgaaattATGGTAG